One Hevea brasiliensis isolate MT/VB/25A 57/8 chromosome 5, ASM3005281v1, whole genome shotgun sequence genomic region harbors:
- the LOC110664298 gene encoding uncharacterized protein LOC110664298 has product MSSVCISNCVNDARDPRVPVRATYVNLYKWPESDAEFIKSVHRVGQGFQGQPRVVDSISCRQMYLRSYTFSRKESVPERTKKCFGRVKEKVAKANHGKNKKKDQKGRRRKCLVFRKVKEFSCGALFRIFHRLLSCGASIDVVDQKDSN; this is encoded by the coding sequence ATGAGCTCAGTTTGCATATCAAACTGCGTCAACGACGCACGAGATCCACGCGTGCCAGTTCGTGCCACCTACGTGAACCTCTACAAGTGGCCGGAATCCGATGCAGAGTTCATAAAGTCCGTCCACCGTGTAGGGCAGGGATTTCAAGGTCAGCCAAGGGTGGTGGACAGCATCTCTTGCAGGCAGATGTATCTTAGGAGCTACACTTTTTCGAGGAAAGAGAGTGTGCCAGAGAGGACGAAGAAGTGCTTTGGGAGAGTGAAAGAGAAGGTGGCTAAGGCTAATCATGGAAAGAATAAGAAAAAGGATCAAAAGGGTAGGAGAAGGAAGTGTTTGGTGTTTAGGAAGGTGAAAGAATTTTCTTGCGGTGCTTTGTTTAGAATCTTTCACAGGTTGTTGTCTTGTGGTGCTAGTATAGATGTGGTTGATCAAAAAGATTCAAATTAA